The following are from one region of the Silurus meridionalis isolate SWU-2019-XX chromosome 25, ASM1480568v1, whole genome shotgun sequence genome:
- the pip5kl1 gene encoding phosphatidylinositol 4-phosphate 5-kinase-like protein 1 isoform X6 has product MEMAGPSSSGNTRPVKMKSWGGLRQRWKLLGVFEIDQQHEFYPLTCMMKEGLAAAVQNTIDNPIPNELCDDDYQLEVMQIHKGFKMETFAGPVFASLRRSLGMTEKEYQHSLSSEGCYLQFISNSKSKADFFLTNDKRFFLKTQSRREIRFLLSHLKHYMDHLEMYPHSLLVKFLGVHSIKICNRRKYFIVMQSVFYPDERICARYDIKGCEVSRWTDPAPEGSQVIVVLKDLNFEGRFITLGDALCAVVYCKNKLDQQRPWLLRQVQIDTSFLQTLNVLDYSLLLAHQPLHKDERHPSLSFASLIMRTKKSLTLLSTRPVKGRSLNTSSRAAVPGVVPEDDSSIQTPELDPGTSQYQIAKASQAEFGEQNDEASTVESKSAELLEFQAQNRRLLPNFKNPIHVIDGPEQRYFIGIIDIFTVYGFKKRLEHLWKRLRHPGQSFSTVSPPAYCVRLCQWVQDHTN; this is encoded by the exons ATGGAGATGGCAGGGCCGAGTAGCAGCGGTAACACTCGGCCAGTGAAGATGAAGAGCTGGGGAGGCCTGCGCCAGCGCTGGAAGCTCCTGGGTGTGTTTGAAATCGACCAGCAGCACGAGTTCTACCCTCTGACTTGCATGATGAAGGAGGGCCTGGCTGCTGCTGTGCAGAACACAATCGACAACCCAATACCC AACGAACTCTGTGACGATGATTATCAACTGGAAGTGATGCAAATCCATAAG GGCTTTAAGATGGAGACGTTCGCAGGGCCGGTGTTTGCCAGCCTGCGGCGCTCTCTGGGGATGACAGAGAAAGAGTATCAGCATTCCCTCTCTTCTGAAGGCTGCTACCTGCAATTCATCAGCAATTCAAAGAGCAAAGCGGACTTTTTCCTAAC GAATGATAAACGGTTCTTCCTGAAGACACAGAGCAGAAGGGAGATTCGGTTTCTACTCTCTCACCTAAAGCATTACATGGATCATCTGGAGATGTACCCCCACTCTCTCCTGGTTAAGTTCTTAG GTGTCCATAGCATCAAGATCTGCAACCGAAGGAAG TATTTTATAGTGATGCAAAGTGTCTTCTATCCCGATGAAAGAATATGTGCCAG ATATGATATCAAGGGCTGCGAAGTGAGCAGGTGGACAGACCCGGCACCCGAAGGAAGTcaagtcattgttgttctcaaGGACCTGAATTTCGAGGGAAGGTTCATCACATTAGGTGATGCTCTGTGTGCCGTAGTTTACTGCAAGAATAAAT tagaCCAACAGCGTCCTTGGCTGCTCCGCCAGGTACAAATCGACACATCCTTCCTACAGACACTGAATGTACTGGACTACAGCCTCCTGCTGGCCCATCAGCCCCTGCATAAGGACGAGCGTCACCCCAGCCTGTCCTTCGCCTCCCTCATTATGCGCACCAAAAA ATCCCTCACTTTGCTTTCCACAAGGCCAGTAAAAGGCAG GTCATTAAACACAAGCTCCCGTGCTGCTGTACCAGGAGTGGTGCCTGAGGATGACTCAAGCATCCAAACCCCAGAGCTGGATCCAGGGACGTCTCAGTATCAGATCGCAAAGGCGTCTCAGGCAGAATTTGGGGAACAGAACGACGAGGCCTCTACGGTCGAATCTAAATCGGCTGAATTACTGGAGTTTCAGGCCCAGAACCGGAGGCTGCTGCCTAACTTCAAAAACCCAATTCATGTAATAGACGGACCTGAGCAACGCTATTTCATCGGCATCATTGACATCTTCACAGTTTACGGCTTCAAAAAGAGGCTCGAGCACCTGTGGAAGAGGCTGAGACATCCTGGACAAAGTTTCTCCACTGTCAGCCCTCCTGCTTACTGTGTGAGACTGTGCCAGTGGGTACAGGACCATACCAATTAG
- the pip5kl1 gene encoding phosphatidylinositol 4-phosphate 5-kinase-like protein 1 isoform X4, translating to MQPTEQQMEMAGPSSSGNTRPVKMKSWGGLRQRWKLLGVFEIDQQHEFYPLTCMMKEGLAAAVQNTIDNPIPNELCDDDYQLEVMQIHKGFKMETFAGPVFASLRRSLGMTEKEYQHSLSSEGCYLQFISNSKSKADFFLTNDKRFFLKTQSRREIRFLLSHLKHYMDHLEMYPHSLLVKFLGVHSIKICNRRKYFIVMQSVFYPDERICARYDIKGCEVSRWTDPAPEGSQVIVVLKDLNFEGRFITLGDALCAVVYCKNKLDQQRPWLLRQVQIDTSFLQTLNVLDYSLLLAHQPLHKDERHPSLSFASLIMRTKKSLTLLSTRPVKGRSLNTSSRAAVPGVVPEDDSSIQTPELDPGTSQYQIAKASQAEFGEQNDEASTVESKSAELLEFQAQNRRLLPNFKNPIHVIDGPEQRYFIGIIDIFTVYGFKKRLEHLWKRLRHPGQSFSTVSPPAYCVRLCQWVQDHTN from the exons ATGGAGATGGCAGGGCCGAGTAGCAGCGGTAACACTCGGCCAGTGAAGATGAAGAGCTGGGGAGGCCTGCGCCAGCGCTGGAAGCTCCTGGGTGTGTTTGAAATCGACCAGCAGCACGAGTTCTACCCTCTGACTTGCATGATGAAGGAGGGCCTGGCTGCTGCTGTGCAGAACACAATCGACAACCCAATACCC AACGAACTCTGTGACGATGATTATCAACTGGAAGTGATGCAAATCCATAAG GGCTTTAAGATGGAGACGTTCGCAGGGCCGGTGTTTGCCAGCCTGCGGCGCTCTCTGGGGATGACAGAGAAAGAGTATCAGCATTCCCTCTCTTCTGAAGGCTGCTACCTGCAATTCATCAGCAATTCAAAGAGCAAAGCGGACTTTTTCCTAAC GAATGATAAACGGTTCTTCCTGAAGACACAGAGCAGAAGGGAGATTCGGTTTCTACTCTCTCACCTAAAGCATTACATGGATCATCTGGAGATGTACCCCCACTCTCTCCTGGTTAAGTTCTTAG GTGTCCATAGCATCAAGATCTGCAACCGAAGGAAG TATTTTATAGTGATGCAAAGTGTCTTCTATCCCGATGAAAGAATATGTGCCAG ATATGATATCAAGGGCTGCGAAGTGAGCAGGTGGACAGACCCGGCACCCGAAGGAAGTcaagtcattgttgttctcaaGGACCTGAATTTCGAGGGAAGGTTCATCACATTAGGTGATGCTCTGTGTGCCGTAGTTTACTGCAAGAATAAAT tagaCCAACAGCGTCCTTGGCTGCTCCGCCAGGTACAAATCGACACATCCTTCCTACAGACACTGAATGTACTGGACTACAGCCTCCTGCTGGCCCATCAGCCCCTGCATAAGGACGAGCGTCACCCCAGCCTGTCCTTCGCCTCCCTCATTATGCGCACCAAAAA ATCCCTCACTTTGCTTTCCACAAGGCCAGTAAAAGGCAG GTCATTAAACACAAGCTCCCGTGCTGCTGTACCAGGAGTGGTGCCTGAGGATGACTCAAGCATCCAAACCCCAGAGCTGGATCCAGGGACGTCTCAGTATCAGATCGCAAAGGCGTCTCAGGCAGAATTTGGGGAACAGAACGACGAGGCCTCTACGGTCGAATCTAAATCGGCTGAATTACTGGAGTTTCAGGCCCAGAACCGGAGGCTGCTGCCTAACTTCAAAAACCCAATTCATGTAATAGACGGACCTGAGCAACGCTATTTCATCGGCATCATTGACATCTTCACAGTTTACGGCTTCAAAAAGAGGCTCGAGCACCTGTGGAAGAGGCTGAGACATCCTGGACAAAGTTTCTCCACTGTCAGCCCTCCTGCTTACTGTGTGAGACTGTGCCAGTGGGTACAGGACCATACCAATTAG
- the pip5kl1 gene encoding phosphatidylinositol 4-phosphate 5-kinase-like protein 1 isoform X5, whose protein sequence is MMSQTEMEMAGPSSSGNTRPVKMKSWGGLRQRWKLLGVFEIDQQHEFYPLTCMMKEGLAAAVQNTIDNPIPNELCDDDYQLEVMQIHKGFKMETFAGPVFASLRRSLGMTEKEYQHSLSSEGCYLQFISNSKSKADFFLTNDKRFFLKTQSRREIRFLLSHLKHYMDHLEMYPHSLLVKFLGVHSIKICNRRKYFIVMQSVFYPDERICARYDIKGCEVSRWTDPAPEGSQVIVVLKDLNFEGRFITLGDALCAVVYCKNKLDQQRPWLLRQVQIDTSFLQTLNVLDYSLLLAHQPLHKDERHPSLSFASLIMRTKKSLTLLSTRPVKGRSLNTSSRAAVPGVVPEDDSSIQTPELDPGTSQYQIAKASQAEFGEQNDEASTVESKSAELLEFQAQNRRLLPNFKNPIHVIDGPEQRYFIGIIDIFTVYGFKKRLEHLWKRLRHPGQSFSTVSPPAYCVRLCQWVQDHTN, encoded by the exons ATGGAGATGGCAGGGCCGAGTAGCAGCGGTAACACTCGGCCAGTGAAGATGAAGAGCTGGGGAGGCCTGCGCCAGCGCTGGAAGCTCCTGGGTGTGTTTGAAATCGACCAGCAGCACGAGTTCTACCCTCTGACTTGCATGATGAAGGAGGGCCTGGCTGCTGCTGTGCAGAACACAATCGACAACCCAATACCC AACGAACTCTGTGACGATGATTATCAACTGGAAGTGATGCAAATCCATAAG GGCTTTAAGATGGAGACGTTCGCAGGGCCGGTGTTTGCCAGCCTGCGGCGCTCTCTGGGGATGACAGAGAAAGAGTATCAGCATTCCCTCTCTTCTGAAGGCTGCTACCTGCAATTCATCAGCAATTCAAAGAGCAAAGCGGACTTTTTCCTAAC GAATGATAAACGGTTCTTCCTGAAGACACAGAGCAGAAGGGAGATTCGGTTTCTACTCTCTCACCTAAAGCATTACATGGATCATCTGGAGATGTACCCCCACTCTCTCCTGGTTAAGTTCTTAG GTGTCCATAGCATCAAGATCTGCAACCGAAGGAAG TATTTTATAGTGATGCAAAGTGTCTTCTATCCCGATGAAAGAATATGTGCCAG ATATGATATCAAGGGCTGCGAAGTGAGCAGGTGGACAGACCCGGCACCCGAAGGAAGTcaagtcattgttgttctcaaGGACCTGAATTTCGAGGGAAGGTTCATCACATTAGGTGATGCTCTGTGTGCCGTAGTTTACTGCAAGAATAAAT tagaCCAACAGCGTCCTTGGCTGCTCCGCCAGGTACAAATCGACACATCCTTCCTACAGACACTGAATGTACTGGACTACAGCCTCCTGCTGGCCCATCAGCCCCTGCATAAGGACGAGCGTCACCCCAGCCTGTCCTTCGCCTCCCTCATTATGCGCACCAAAAA ATCCCTCACTTTGCTTTCCACAAGGCCAGTAAAAGGCAG GTCATTAAACACAAGCTCCCGTGCTGCTGTACCAGGAGTGGTGCCTGAGGATGACTCAAGCATCCAAACCCCAGAGCTGGATCCAGGGACGTCTCAGTATCAGATCGCAAAGGCGTCTCAGGCAGAATTTGGGGAACAGAACGACGAGGCCTCTACGGTCGAATCTAAATCGGCTGAATTACTGGAGTTTCAGGCCCAGAACCGGAGGCTGCTGCCTAACTTCAAAAACCCAATTCATGTAATAGACGGACCTGAGCAACGCTATTTCATCGGCATCATTGACATCTTCACAGTTTACGGCTTCAAAAAGAGGCTCGAGCACCTGTGGAAGAGGCTGAGACATCCTGGACAAAGTTTCTCCACTGTCAGCCCTCCTGCTTACTGTGTGAGACTGTGCCAGTGGGTACAGGACCATACCAATTAG